A genomic window from Labrus bergylta chromosome 7, fLabBer1.1, whole genome shotgun sequence includes:
- the cd59b gene encoding CD59 glycoprotein, giving the protein MPRCLWFLLLFSGMLHVGSALSCYRCSDYTGRCQNVQECTYEDSCISLSERGGKTIRQCIRYTDCDNSRLTQMFPAISGFTYRCCSSNLCNSSNAVATATSMLALVGSLLSSWWCWS; this is encoded by the exons ATGCCGCGCTGCCTCTGGTTCCTGCTGCTCTTCTCCGGGATGCTCCATGTGG gttcTGCACTCAGCTGCTATAGGTGCTCGGATTACACAGGCCGCTGTCAGAACGTGCAGGAGTGTACATATGAGGACTCGTGTATTTCTCTGAGTGAGAGAG gCGGGAAGACGATCCGTCAGTGCATCAGGTACACGGACTGCGATAACTCCCGCCTCACTCAGATGTTCCCGGCGATCTCGGGCTTCACGTACcgctgctgcagcagcaaccTGTGCAACTCCAGCAACGCTGTTGCCACGGCAACGTCCATGCTGGCCCTGGTGGGGTCCCTGCTGAGCTCCTGGTGGTGCTGGAGCTAA